The Deltaproteobacteria bacterium genome has a window encoding:
- a CDS encoding flippase-like domain-containing protein translates to MKLPSPRELLHRTPVRVAVGLIGIGVLAAAIAYAGAGEVWRGLGKSAPMLPWVLALEAGMLVCNTFALRALYGPLVDRTNTRGWLRAAMLGYTVGVVAPLGRAAAEASRALLLKRGVGGPRAAVAAVQMQGVVLLANFFASAIAFVASVKALGMNRASIFVAANAALALVLGMSILVVRKRGRPGRLLGNFGAEFDATPGATSPEVFASLAWEMGARVLHFAQCGVALLAVGRAFSPGVTLAVQGTQLVGSTLGDAIPAQLGATEATLVMSASSLMLTSTMAATLALLIHAAQLALAAICGAGAMTIPGGAQMAQTVEVES, encoded by the coding sequence TTGAAGCTGCCGTCGCCGCGAGAGCTGCTCCACCGGACGCCGGTGCGGGTGGCGGTGGGGCTCATCGGGATTGGAGTCCTGGCCGCGGCGATCGCGTACGCAGGTGCCGGCGAGGTGTGGCGCGGGCTTGGAAAGAGCGCGCCCATGCTGCCCTGGGTGCTCGCGCTCGAAGCGGGAATGCTGGTGTGCAACACCTTCGCCCTGCGCGCGCTCTACGGCCCGCTCGTCGATCGCACCAACACCCGCGGCTGGCTGCGCGCGGCCATGCTCGGCTACACCGTCGGCGTGGTGGCGCCGCTCGGTCGCGCCGCTGCCGAAGCCTCGCGCGCGCTGCTCCTCAAGCGCGGCGTGGGTGGACCGCGCGCCGCCGTGGCCGCGGTGCAGATGCAGGGCGTGGTGCTCCTCGCGAACTTCTTCGCCTCGGCGATCGCCTTCGTGGCCAGCGTGAAGGCGCTGGGCATGAACCGCGCGAGCATCTTCGTGGCCGCAAATGCGGCGCTCGCCCTGGTGCTGGGTATGAGCATCCTCGTGGTGCGCAAGCGCGGCCGCCCGGGGCGGCTGCTCGGCAACTTCGGCGCGGAGTTCGATGCCACGCCGGGCGCCACGAGCCCCGAGGTCTTCGCGTCGTTGGCGTGGGAGATGGGCGCGCGCGTGCTGCACTTCGCGCAGTGTGGCGTGGCCCTGCTCGCGGTGGGCCGCGCGTTCTCGCCGGGCGTCACGCTCGCCGTGCAAGGCACGCAGCTGGTGGGCTCCACACTCGGCGACGCCATCCCCGCGCAGCTCGGCGCCACCGAGGCCACGCTGGTGATGAGCGCCTCGTCGCTGATGCTGACCTCGACGATGGCTGCGACGCTCGCGCTCTTGATTCACGCCGCGCAGCTCGCGCTGGCGGCGATCTGCGGCGCCGGTGCGATGACCATTCCCGGCGGTGCACAGATGGCGCAGACGGTGGAGGTCGAGTCGTGA
- a CDS encoding PAS domain-containing sensor histidine kinase produces MDRESEGIQAPGASGLAAWLRANREHVLRAWTRLAGRSAAAQRAGIARVLDALPHALDAPSASDRDARLEAFAALRTVLDRLIGNQRARVSLDELVALERALDAELLALAAESVHDRAQARFRALAQGSAELVWLTDGRGRPLADNPGLRAFTGLSARTLARADGWLAAVHPADRTRVAGRVSSAVAEGHEVEDEYRVRRHDGDYRDVHVRSVPVRDREGRVVEWLNLGSDVTHARRAQRFRERLIAVVGHDLRNPLQAILLSAQQLVSRPDLPEAARGAARRAARSAERIGEIVNVLFDFTRVRLGEGIPIERRPVDLCEVAARVVEEFEATHPGRVKGRFLDGHGKGQWDPHRVAQALGNLISNALDHGEPDQPVEVRVCDDRGGCRLEVENRGGPIPAEAARHLFDPFRRAAGKSRGLGLGLYIVEQIARAHGGKASIASEGNRVVAALWLPRGDVPVGEPGAPA; encoded by the coding sequence GTGGATCGGGAATCCGAAGGAATTCAGGCGCCGGGCGCGTCGGGGCTCGCGGCGTGGCTGCGCGCGAACCGGGAGCACGTCCTCCGCGCCTGGACGCGGCTCGCGGGACGCAGCGCGGCCGCTCAGCGCGCCGGCATCGCCCGCGTGCTCGACGCCCTTCCCCATGCTCTGGACGCACCGTCGGCCAGCGACCGCGACGCCAGGCTCGAGGCGTTCGCGGCGCTGCGCACCGTCCTGGACCGGCTCATCGGGAACCAGCGGGCGCGCGTGTCGCTGGACGAGCTCGTCGCGCTCGAGCGCGCCCTCGACGCCGAGCTGCTCGCGCTCGCAGCAGAGAGCGTCCACGACCGCGCCCAGGCGCGCTTCCGGGCGCTGGCCCAGGGCTCGGCAGAGCTGGTCTGGCTGACCGACGGCCGGGGCCGCCCGCTCGCGGACAACCCCGGCCTGCGGGCCTTCACCGGCCTTTCCGCGCGCACCCTGGCCCGGGCCGACGGCTGGCTCGCCGCCGTGCACCCCGCTGACCGGACGCGCGTGGCCGGCCGGGTGTCGAGCGCCGTGGCCGAGGGCCACGAGGTCGAGGACGAGTACCGCGTGCGCCGCCACGACGGCGACTACCGCGATGTCCACGTGCGCTCGGTGCCGGTGCGCGACCGCGAAGGCCGGGTGGTGGAGTGGCTGAACCTCGGCAGCGACGTGACCCACGCCCGGCGCGCCCAGCGGTTCCGGGAGCGGCTCATCGCCGTGGTCGGCCACGACCTGCGCAACCCGCTGCAGGCCATCCTGCTCTCGGCGCAGCAGCTCGTGAGCCGCCCCGACCTCCCCGAAGCGGCCCGCGGCGCCGCCCGCCGGGCGGCCCGCAGCGCCGAGCGCATCGGCGAGATCGTGAACGTGCTCTTCGACTTCACCCGGGTGCGGCTGGGCGAGGGCATCCCCATCGAGCGTCGGCCGGTGGACCTGTGCGAGGTGGCCGCGCGGGTGGTCGAGGAGTTCGAGGCCACGCATCCCGGCCGGGTGAAGGGCCGCTTCCTCGACGGCCACGGCAAGGGCCAGTGGGACCCGCACCGCGTCGCGCAGGCGCTGGGAAACCTCATCTCCAACGCGTTGGACCACGGCGAGCCGGACCAGCCGGTGGAGGTCCGCGTGTGCGACGACCGCGGCGGCTGTCGGCTGGAGGTGGAGAACCGCGGCGGCCCCATCCCCGCCGAGGCGGCCCGGCACCTCTTCGACCCCTTCCGCCGCGCCGCCGGCAAGAGCCGGGGCCTCGGCCTGGGGCTCTACATCGTGGAGCAGATCGCCCGCGCCCACGGCGGCAAGGCGAGCATCGCCAGCGAGGGCAACCGCGTGGTGGCCGCGCTCTGGCTGCCCCGGGGCGACGTCCCGGTGGGCGAACCCGGTGCCCCGGCCTGA
- a CDS encoding PTS sugar transporter subunit IIA, with product MRIADYLAPSAVILRLQGHDRDEVLAELSTALQGRATSGRGELFNALRAREEIGTTALEDGVAIPHCRLANLSDISVAVGLAPEGVAFSPEGGAPSRIFFAVAAPPDTKGLHLKVLARLSKLLRQPAVREAMLGAGDAKQLNDIINTADAALDDETSRRLRPGL from the coding sequence ATGCGCATTGCCGACTACCTCGCTCCCTCCGCCGTGATCCTCCGCCTGCAAGGGCACGATCGCGACGAGGTGCTGGCAGAGCTGTCCACCGCGCTGCAGGGGCGAGCCACCTCGGGCCGCGGCGAGCTCTTCAACGCCCTGCGCGCGCGCGAGGAGATTGGCACCACCGCGCTCGAAGATGGCGTGGCCATTCCACACTGCCGATTGGCCAACCTCTCGGACATCTCGGTGGCCGTAGGCCTGGCGCCCGAGGGCGTGGCGTTCTCGCCAGAGGGCGGCGCGCCGAGCCGGATCTTCTTCGCCGTGGCCGCTCCGCCGGACACCAAGGGCCTGCACCTCAAGGTCCTCGCCCGGCTGAGCAAGCTGCTGCGCCAGCCCGCGGTGCGCGAGGCCATGCTCGGGGCAGGCGACGCGAAGCAGCTCAACGACATCATCAACACCGCCGACGCGGCGCTCGACGACGAGACCTCGCGGCGGTTGCGCCCCGGCCTCTGA
- a CDS encoding MMPL family transporter encodes MAPDAKRHPLHAFGDVHDRYLTAVCARPKRAGLLLFLACLPALALSIAFFGHIDASLQELLPPSAPSVRALKELHALVGGKAHLTVIARSPDRAANEAFIDALTKNLAALHAPEIRSIQGDVKQERSWLMKRGPLLMPRADFDKLISRFDAAAKEEKERNNPLKLDLGEEEAKPPPFDWKPIEDELDAAVGKQDRFPSGYLATPDGQTVVALIWLEGSEVDLEPSAKLLADTEAEVAKLHASFPNVQVAYNGEVPNMVEEHAAILADLSLSTIFVMALVGACIAIYFRSVRAVATVVLALAPGLLFTFALGRLTVGGLNSNTAFLGTIIAGNGINYPLLFLAYYRAQQSSLTTSGALASAARQALPGTLGAALTASAAYGGLAVSDFRGFSQFGWLGGSGMVLVWIFTYLSTPILVAIINPPRRITRTTLVQELLHAFFSKGPLSAAAAGLFVVVAFGASGLGIVAAMHTGVYEMDLQVLRNRDSLAHGSASWDAKMNELFGVWLNPVVALAKDPAEREPAATELRRVFAEKDPGGIQSVETIEKFVPPLPEQTSRLQQLKRLSSMVHRLPKGELPPKLQPYVDAWFAPDALQPITEREVPEPLIFAFRELSGRTDRVVLVYPSIKVNYNDGHNLQRFADVVQSAQLPPSAYMGGGFLFMAEILRLVHDQALNVVLVVTALVSVLLLAIFIRKPARAVVSLVTMVTAAFCSQAIMIALGTKVNLLNFAALPITIGVGADYVVNLFGAMTSLRADARAACAKMGGAILLCSLTTVIGYLSLVLAQSGALRSFGWAAVLGEAMAILMVLLVLPTLLGPRWAERPEPGGPAGEPEST; translated from the coding sequence ATGGCGCCCGACGCGAAGCGACATCCGCTCCACGCTTTCGGCGACGTCCACGACCGCTACCTGACCGCGGTGTGCGCGCGGCCCAAGCGAGCTGGGCTGCTGCTCTTCCTCGCGTGCCTGCCCGCGCTCGCGCTGAGCATTGCGTTCTTCGGGCACATCGACGCGAGCTTGCAAGAGCTGCTGCCACCCTCGGCGCCGAGCGTGCGCGCGCTCAAGGAGCTGCACGCGCTCGTGGGCGGCAAGGCGCACCTCACGGTCATCGCGCGCTCGCCGGATCGCGCGGCGAACGAAGCCTTCATCGACGCGCTCACCAAGAACCTCGCTGCCCTGCACGCGCCGGAGATCCGAAGCATCCAGGGCGACGTGAAGCAGGAGCGCAGCTGGCTGATGAAGCGCGGGCCGCTGCTCATGCCGCGCGCCGACTTCGATAAGCTCATCTCGCGCTTCGACGCGGCCGCCAAGGAAGAGAAGGAGCGCAACAACCCGCTCAAGCTCGACCTCGGCGAGGAAGAAGCGAAGCCGCCGCCGTTCGACTGGAAGCCGATTGAAGACGAGCTCGACGCCGCCGTCGGCAAGCAGGACCGCTTCCCCTCGGGCTATCTCGCGACGCCCGACGGCCAGACCGTCGTGGCGTTGATTTGGCTCGAGGGCAGCGAGGTCGACCTCGAGCCGAGCGCGAAGCTGCTCGCCGACACCGAAGCCGAAGTGGCCAAGCTGCACGCGAGCTTCCCGAACGTGCAGGTGGCCTACAACGGCGAGGTGCCGAACATGGTCGAGGAGCACGCGGCCATCCTCGCGGACCTCTCGCTCTCGACCATCTTCGTGATGGCGCTGGTGGGTGCGTGCATCGCCATCTACTTCCGCTCGGTGCGCGCGGTGGCCACGGTGGTGCTCGCGCTCGCGCCGGGCTTGCTCTTCACCTTCGCGCTCGGCCGACTCACGGTGGGCGGCCTGAACTCGAACACCGCGTTCCTGGGCACCATCATCGCGGGCAACGGCATCAACTACCCGCTGCTCTTCCTCGCGTACTACCGCGCGCAGCAGTCGAGCTTGACCACGTCCGGTGCCCTCGCGTCGGCGGCGCGCCAGGCGCTGCCGGGCACGCTCGGCGCCGCGCTCACGGCCTCGGCGGCCTACGGCGGCCTCGCGGTCTCCGACTTCCGCGGCTTCTCGCAGTTCGGCTGGCTGGGCGGCTCGGGCATGGTGCTGGTGTGGATCTTCACCTACCTGTCGACGCCGATCCTCGTGGCGATCATCAACCCGCCCCGGCGCATCACGCGCACCACGCTGGTGCAGGAGCTCTTGCACGCGTTCTTCTCCAAGGGCCCGCTCTCGGCCGCGGCCGCGGGGCTCTTCGTGGTCGTGGCGTTTGGCGCGAGCGGGCTGGGCATCGTCGCGGCCATGCACACCGGCGTCTACGAGATGGACCTCCAGGTGCTGCGCAACCGCGACTCGCTCGCGCACGGCAGCGCCTCGTGGGACGCGAAGATGAACGAGCTCTTCGGCGTGTGGCTCAATCCCGTGGTCGCGCTCGCGAAGGATCCTGCGGAACGTGAGCCCGCCGCCACCGAGCTGCGCCGCGTGTTCGCCGAGAAGGATCCCGGCGGGATCCAGTCGGTCGAGACGATCGAGAAGTTCGTGCCGCCGCTCCCCGAGCAGACCTCGCGCCTGCAGCAGCTGAAGCGGCTCTCGAGCATGGTGCACCGGCTGCCCAAGGGCGAGCTGCCGCCGAAGCTGCAGCCGTACGTCGACGCGTGGTTCGCGCCCGACGCGCTCCAGCCCATCACCGAGCGCGAGGTGCCCGAGCCGCTCATCTTCGCGTTCCGCGAGCTCTCGGGCCGGACGGACCGCGTGGTGCTCGTCTACCCGTCGATCAAGGTGAACTACAACGACGGCCACAACCTGCAGCGCTTCGCCGACGTGGTGCAGAGCGCGCAGCTCCCGCCCTCGGCGTACATGGGCGGCGGCTTCCTGTTCATGGCCGAGATCCTCCGGTTGGTGCACGACCAGGCGCTGAACGTGGTGCTGGTGGTGACTGCGCTGGTGAGCGTGCTCCTGCTCGCCATCTTCATCCGCAAGCCCGCGCGCGCGGTGGTGAGCCTGGTGACCATGGTGACCGCCGCGTTCTGCTCGCAGGCGATCATGATCGCCCTGGGCACCAAGGTGAACCTGCTCAACTTCGCCGCGCTGCCGATCACCATCGGCGTGGGCGCCGACTACGTGGTCAACCTCTTCGGCGCCATGACCTCGCTCCGCGCCGACGCCCGCGCGGCCTGCGCCAAGATGGGCGGCGCCATCCTGCTCTGCTCGCTGACCACGGTGATTGGCTACCTCTCGCTGGTGCTGGCGCAGTCGGGCGCGCTGCGGAGCTTCGGCTGGGCGGCCGTGCTCGGCGAGGCGATGGCGATCTTGATGGTGCTCCTGGTGCTGCCCACCCTGCTTGGTCCGCGGTGGGCCGAGCGGCCGGAGCCCGGTGGACCGGCAGGTGAGCCGGAGTCGACATGA
- a CDS encoding APC family permease, translating into MASRFKEVLLGKPKDLEDPHIFHRVSLIAFLAWVGLGADGLSSSAYGPEETFKTLGEHTYLAVVLALATALTVFIISFAYSKIIEHFPFGGGGYVVATRLLGDTFGVVSGSALLVDYVLTITTSVASGADQIYSFLPGPWANTKLLVEFAVVGILVLMNLRGVRESVTILAPIFVLFLVTHGITLVWAVASRAGEFPAVTHEVTSGFQGGLRTLGMLGMMSLVLKAYSLGGGTYTGIEAVSNGLQIMREPKVETGKRTMAYMAVSLAVTAAGIILAYLLLHVQPVEGKTMNASMLETLAGSWHLGSVPVGRWFVVVTLVAEGALLFVAAQAGFVDGPRVMANMAHDSWLPHRFGSLSDRLTMQDGVMLMGGASAVMLWYTHGSVDALVTMYSINVFVTFSLSQAGMIRFWFSNRKRFDDWGRNIIIHMVGFLLCFSILIVTVREKFFEGGWLTVVVTGVLVIACLLIKRHYLSVRGNLKRLDEILEVLPSPAGKPEIALDKNAPTAAILVSGFSGLGVHIILNIQRVFPGYFKNFIFISVGVVDSATFKDQEEVERVKNQTEDALAKYVELCRGLGVAASARSDLGTEPVAAAIAVALQVAREFPRVVFFSGKLVFEEERWFQRLLHNETAYAIQRRLQFAGQQAMVLPVRVLEARPTRAA; encoded by the coding sequence ATGGCGTCGCGGTTCAAGGAAGTCCTCCTCGGCAAACCCAAAGACCTCGAGGACCCGCACATCTTCCACCGGGTCTCGCTCATCGCCTTTCTGGCGTGGGTGGGCCTTGGCGCCGACGGCCTCTCGTCCTCCGCGTACGGCCCCGAGGAGACCTTCAAGACCCTCGGGGAGCACACCTACCTGGCGGTGGTGCTGGCGCTGGCCACAGCGCTCACCGTCTTCATCATCTCCTTCGCGTACTCGAAGATCATCGAGCACTTCCCCTTTGGTGGCGGCGGCTACGTAGTCGCCACGCGGCTGCTGGGCGACACCTTCGGCGTGGTCTCCGGCTCGGCGCTGCTCGTGGATTACGTGCTGACGATCACCACGTCGGTGGCGTCGGGCGCGGACCAGATCTACTCGTTCCTGCCCGGGCCCTGGGCGAACACCAAGCTGCTGGTGGAGTTCGCAGTGGTGGGCATCCTGGTGCTCATGAACCTGCGCGGGGTGCGCGAGTCGGTGACGATCCTGGCGCCCATCTTCGTGCTCTTCTTGGTCACGCACGGGATCACCCTGGTGTGGGCCGTGGCCAGCCGGGCCGGCGAGTTCCCCGCTGTGACCCACGAGGTGACCTCGGGGTTTCAAGGTGGGCTGCGGACGCTGGGCATGCTGGGGATGATGTCGCTGGTGCTCAAGGCCTACAGCCTCGGCGGCGGCACCTATACCGGCATCGAGGCCGTCTCGAACGGCTTGCAGATCATGCGCGAGCCCAAGGTCGAAACGGGCAAGCGGACCATGGCCTACATGGCGGTGAGCCTGGCGGTGACCGCCGCCGGCATCATCCTCGCGTACCTCCTGCTCCACGTGCAGCCGGTGGAGGGAAAGACCATGAACGCGAGCATGCTGGAGACGCTCGCGGGGAGCTGGCACCTGGGCAGCGTGCCCGTGGGGCGCTGGTTCGTGGTGGTCACCCTGGTAGCCGAGGGCGCCCTGCTCTTCGTGGCCGCCCAGGCGGGCTTCGTGGACGGCCCCCGGGTGATGGCCAACATGGCCCACGACTCCTGGCTGCCGCACCGCTTCGGCTCGCTCTCCGACCGACTCACCATGCAGGACGGCGTGATGCTCATGGGCGGCGCGAGCGCGGTGATGCTCTGGTACACGCACGGGAGCGTGGACGCGCTGGTGACGATGTACTCGATCAACGTCTTCGTGACGTTCTCGCTCTCCCAGGCGGGGATGATCCGCTTCTGGTTCAGCAACCGGAAGCGCTTCGACGACTGGGGACGCAACATCATCATCCACATGGTGGGCTTCCTGCTCTGCTTCTCCATCCTCATCGTCACGGTGCGGGAGAAGTTCTTCGAGGGCGGCTGGCTCACGGTGGTGGTCACCGGCGTGCTGGTCATCGCGTGCCTGCTCATCAAGCGCCACTACCTGAGCGTGCGCGGAAACCTGAAGCGCCTCGACGAGATCCTCGAGGTGCTGCCCTCGCCCGCGGGCAAGCCGGAGATCGCCCTCGACAAGAACGCGCCCACCGCCGCCATCCTGGTGAGCGGCTTCTCGGGGTTGGGCGTGCACATCATCCTCAACATCCAGCGCGTCTTCCCCGGCTACTTCAAGAACTTCATCTTCATTTCGGTGGGCGTGGTGGACTCGGCCACGTTCAAGGACCAGGAGGAAGTGGAGCGGGTGAAGAACCAGACCGAGGACGCGCTGGCCAAGTACGTGGAGCTTTGCCGGGGCCTGGGCGTGGCCGCTTCGGCGCGCAGCGACCTGGGAACGGAGCCCGTGGCCGCAGCCATCGCCGTCGCGCTGCAGGTCGCGCGCGAGTTCCCCCGCGTGGTGTTCTTCAGCGGCAAGCTGGTCTTCGAAGAGGAGCGCTGGTTCCAGCGGCTGCTCCACAACGAGACAGCCTACGCCATCCAGCGGCGGCTGCAGTTCGCCGGCCAGCAGGCCATGGTGCTGCCCGTGCGCGTGCTCGAGGCCCGGCCGACGCGCGCGGCGTAG
- a CDS encoding inositol monophosphatase, translating into MSQLDAFRETLLQAVRGAGKIQRERVGTATVDRKGAADITTDVDRACEALVVELIRARHPGHEILGEEGTDGDRNAKHLWTVDPLDGTKNYAHGYGRSCVSLALAVDGKVVLGAVYNARADELFVAEKGHGATLNGAAIHVSNIETLDRAMVASALTYSGRKADSAQLQRLANVLGVVEAVRSDGCAALDLCDVACGRFEAYFERGLHAWDTAAGALIVEEAGGKVSASSGAPHDIYGFDTVATNGRIHAALLPLVGG; encoded by the coding sequence GTGAGCCAGCTCGACGCATTTCGCGAGACGTTGCTCCAGGCCGTGCGCGGCGCGGGCAAGATCCAGCGCGAGCGCGTAGGCACCGCGACCGTGGACCGCAAGGGCGCCGCGGACATCACCACCGACGTCGATCGCGCCTGCGAGGCGCTCGTGGTTGAGCTCATCCGCGCGCGCCACCCCGGTCACGAGATTCTGGGCGAAGAAGGCACCGACGGCGACCGCAACGCGAAGCATCTGTGGACCGTGGATCCGCTCGATGGCACCAAGAACTACGCGCACGGCTACGGGCGCTCGTGCGTGTCGCTCGCGCTCGCCGTCGACGGCAAGGTCGTGCTCGGCGCGGTGTACAACGCGCGCGCCGACGAGCTCTTCGTGGCCGAGAAGGGACACGGCGCGACCTTGAACGGCGCGGCGATCCACGTGTCCAACATCGAGACACTCGATCGCGCGATGGTCGCGAGCGCACTCACCTACTCCGGTCGCAAGGCAGACTCCGCGCAGCTGCAGCGGCTCGCGAATGTGCTCGGCGTCGTCGAGGCGGTGCGCTCGGACGGCTGCGCGGCGCTGGATCTCTGCGACGTCGCCTGTGGGCGCTTCGAGGCCTACTTCGAGCGCGGCCTGCACGCGTGGGACACCGCAGCGGGCGCGCTCATCGTCGAGGAAGCCGGCGGCAAGGTGAGCGCGAGTAGCGGCGCGCCGCACGACATCTACGGCTTCGACACCGTGGCCACCAACGGCCGCATCCACGCGGCGCTCTTGCCGCTCGTGGGCGGGTGA
- a CDS encoding DUF3108 domain-containing protein: protein MRARTTLFAALSLMALPLAARADAPTCEYPFGPGEHFSYRIEYLGITAGDIEITLGRVADRAGHKVVPIVATAETRSAFALFPVHDKFVSYLDLDELRTLEDVLDGAEGTRSWRQRMKMDHDAGKLLIHRDGEAKGPEDLSMALTPGAVDVSGLFFSLRAHDLAPGSVVSMPVTTDTRGFMVRATMGEPTDFDGDDNGKRTVVPMALETQFSGKLEIKKAMNVLYTNDAQHLPVRADADFLLGSVSAILVSHQRGTPIKHACPTAAAPAAATATAPEAKSATP, encoded by the coding sequence ATGCGCGCTCGCACGACCCTCTTCGCGGCCTTGAGCCTCATGGCTTTGCCGCTCGCCGCACGCGCCGACGCGCCCACCTGCGAGTACCCCTTCGGGCCCGGCGAGCACTTCAGCTACCGCATCGAGTACCTGGGCATCACCGCCGGCGACATCGAGATCACCCTCGGCCGCGTCGCGGACCGCGCGGGCCACAAGGTGGTGCCCATCGTGGCCACCGCGGAGACGCGCTCGGCGTTCGCGCTCTTCCCGGTGCACGACAAGTTCGTGAGCTACCTCGACCTGGACGAGCTTCGCACCCTGGAGGACGTCCTCGATGGCGCAGAGGGCACGCGCAGCTGGCGCCAGCGCATGAAGATGGACCACGACGCGGGCAAGCTGCTCATCCACCGCGACGGCGAGGCCAAGGGCCCCGAGGACCTGTCGATGGCGCTCACGCCGGGCGCGGTGGACGTGAGCGGGCTCTTCTTCTCCCTGCGCGCGCACGACCTCGCGCCGGGGAGCGTGGTGTCGATGCCGGTGACGACCGACACGCGCGGCTTCATGGTCCGGGCGACGATGGGCGAGCCCACCGACTTCGACGGCGACGACAACGGCAAGCGCACCGTGGTGCCCATGGCCCTGGAGACGCAGTTCTCGGGCAAGCTCGAGATCAAGAAGGCGATGAACGTGCTCTACACCAACGACGCGCAGCACCTGCCCGTGCGCGCCGACGCGGACTTCTTGCTCGGGTCGGTGAGCGCCATCCTGGTGAGCCACCAGCGGGGCACGCCGATCAAGCACGCGTGTCCAACGGCTGCGGCGCCGGCAGCGGCCACGGCAACGGCACCAGAAGCCAAGTCGGCCACGCCCTGA
- a CDS encoding YceI family protein, with the protein MEVTSMFRFDPTTADCTVRTFKEGPLAVLGYDLVLRVSRFAVDVDQRRGAIEARFDPGSIVVVGERRETGAEPALLPEAKRLTIERAIAAQVLEAARHRDIVFHSTYFVRRGECVEVLGRLTLHGREQPLGFLVAPQGDHFRAKARVYQPDFGITPYRMLLGGLRVHPYVDVELKLPAAPILGLEREAPIQAESPHLAVPPL; encoded by the coding sequence ATGGAGGTCACCTCCATGTTCCGCTTCGATCCCACCACTGCAGATTGCACAGTGCGCACCTTCAAGGAAGGTCCGCTGGCCGTACTGGGTTACGATCTGGTGCTGAGGGTGTCCCGGTTCGCCGTGGACGTGGACCAGCGTCGCGGCGCCATCGAGGCGCGGTTCGATCCCGGCTCGATCGTGGTTGTGGGCGAGCGGCGCGAGACCGGCGCCGAGCCGGCGCTCCTCCCTGAGGCCAAACGCCTGACCATCGAGCGCGCCATCGCCGCCCAGGTCCTCGAGGCCGCGCGCCACCGCGACATCGTGTTCCATTCCACCTACTTCGTGCGGCGAGGCGAGTGCGTGGAGGTGCTCGGCCGGCTCACGCTTCACGGGAGGGAGCAGCCCCTGGGCTTCCTGGTGGCACCGCAGGGCGATCACTTCCGAGCCAAGGCGCGCGTGTACCAGCCCGACTTCGGCATCACGCCCTATCGCATGCTGCTGGGCGGGCTGCGGGTGCACCCCTACGTGGATGTGGAGCTGAAGCTTCCCGCCGCGCCGATCCTGGGGCTCGAGCGCGAGGCGCCGATTCAAGCGGAGAGCCCTCACCTTGCTGTACCGCCGCTGTGA